DNA from Bacteroidota bacterium:
TCCGCAGCGGACTGGCTGACTATAAAAAAAATGGTTTCATTTCGGCAGAAAATGAGTCGGAATCCGTTTCAAAAACGCTTGAATATGCCTATGACGACTGGTGTATTGCTGTGATGGCGCAAAAAATGGGAAGGACTGAGGATTACAAAAAATATATACGGCGTGCCCAGTCGTACAAAAATCTGTATGATCCAGCAACCGGATTCATGCGAGCCCGTCAAAACGGTATGTGGTATGAACCTTTCAATCCGGGCGAAGTAAATTTTAATTATACCGAAGCCAACGCCTTTCAATATGGATTTTATGTACCCCAGGATATTACCGGACTTATTAACTTGATGGGCGGACGCAATAAAGCCATCGAAAAATTAGATGCGGTTTTTGAAACAGAGCAAAAACTCAGCGGACGTGAACAGCCTGATATCACCGGGCTTATCGGACAATATGCGCAAGGCAATGAACCAAGCCATCATATGGCTTATATGTATGATTATCTTGGGCAACCATGGAAAACTCAAAAACTTATCGATCGTATTACGAAAACAATGTACACCAATCAGACCGATGGCCTGATTGGAAACGAAGACTGTGGCCAGATGTCGGCGTGGTTTGTGATGAGCGCCATGGGATTTTACCCGGTCTGCCCCGGAAGCAGCCAGTATGCTATTGGTAAGCCTATGTTTCCCAAAATGACTATTCACCTTGAAAATGGCAAAGATTTCATCATTATTGCCGACAGTCTTTCATATCTGAACACCTTTATTTATAAAGCCTGGCTCAATGACAGTATTTATAATAACAGTTTTCTGAACCATTCCGATATTGCAGAAGGCGGCAAAATGGTTTTTAAAATGCGGTTTAATTCAAATAGCGATTGGGCGAGCCGCACTATCGAATGTCCTTCAACTACCATTCTCGATTGCCCGATAGTTCCGGCGCCATGGATTGATGCAAAGGGTAAAACGTTCAGTACGGAACAACTTGTTGCGATTAAAGCACTGACAACGGATACGGAAATATATTTTACCACCGACGGAAAAGAGCCCGATATCAGCTCAAAACGTTATTCAGCACCATTCACAATTGCCGAAACTACTACTATAAAAGCCATCGCGTTTAAAAGAAGTATTGGAAAAAGTGCCGTTATCACGAGTCATTTTATTAAAACGCCCAAAGGACGCAGCATCCGTTTGAAATCTAAATACAGCCCACAATATACCGCCGGCGGTCCCGAAGGCTTGATTGATTACCAGCGCGGCGGACCCGATTTCAGAACCGGTAATTGGCAGGGCTACTGGGGCGATGATTTTGAAGCTGTTGTCAATCTGGGAAGCGAAAAGAAAATCTCAAAAATATCAGCCGGTTTTCTGCAGGATGTAAAATCATGGATATGGATGCCTGCCGAAGTCAAGTTCTATGTTTCTGACGACGGGCACTCCTTTAAACTTGTAAAAGAGATAAAAAATAATATTTCAGATAAGGACTATACCGTCGTTGTAAAAGAGTTCGAAACACAAGCGGATACACGAGCCCGTTATGTGAAAATTGAAGCAAAAAACTACGGTATAATTCCACAATGGCACGATGGCGCCGGTGGTAAAGCCTGGATATTTATTGATGAAATTACGGTGGAATAATTCAGCGGATTATTGCACAATCACGAAAACCCATTTACAACATGAAACTGCTGCTTGATTTCTTCGGGGCGGTTTATATAATATTTCTTAAATCCACAGGCAACGTATCTCAAATCATTTTTGCTTAAATATGCCGCTTGCTCTTTTGTAAGCTTCAATAGAATACGGTTGTAAAAAATATACTGACTTGCCCATTGGGAGGCATCTCCCTGAGCACATTCGCTGCGATTGGCTTCAAAACAGCTCAATACCATGGAGCTGCCATCGGCAAATTTGAAAAATACAGGATCGCCTTCATCAAAGCTCTGCTGTAATTCACTTTCTGCCTTTATCTGTATGCCGTAAGTTTTATCTATTCTGAATGAAGATGTCCAGATATAATGAGGTGCCGATTTTAAATCGCTGCGCGATGAACCGATCTTCTTCAATTCACAAATAGCCGAGCGTTCCCTCAATATCCGGCTGATATCCGGATAGGAATTCTCAAGCGAAAACCTTGAGCATAGGAATAGCAGATTGTATATGATTGAAGGACCTTCCATTGTTTTTTTTACGCTTGCGAAGATAAATAAAGACACATTCCTGCAGCAGCCATTAACATTTATTTATTAACATAAATCGTTTAATAAGTAGACTATACCGCCATAAAAATAAAAACAAGTTCACAATTTCTGTTTTGGCATAAGCCCGGTTTTTACGAATTTTAACGAATAATTGCCGTGGCATTACTTTCGTCCAAAAATTATACTTTTACGCTCCTGTCTGCATCTATATAGAGAACCGGGTTTTCCCGATTATATTATTGTTTATGTAAAAAAGTTTTATGGATACCATTCTTTACTCTGATGAATATTTTATGCGGGAAGCCTTGAAAGAGGCACGACGCGCTTTTGAAGCGGATGAAGTCCCGATAGGTGCCGTTGTTGTTTCGCGCAATACGGTTATTGGTCGCGGTCATAACCTTACCGAAAGACTCAATGATATTACCGCACATGCCGAAATGCAGGCCATTACGGCTGCTTGTAATTATATTGGCGCAAAATATCTGGATGAATGCACCCTATACGTTACCATTGAACCCTGTGCCATGTGTGCAGGGGCTGCGTCATGGGCCCAGCTCGGACGTATAGTTTATGGCGCACCCGACGAAAAGAAAGGTTATACCCGTTTTTCTGAAGCTATTCCTCATCCAAAAACAAAAGTGGAGCATGGAATATTAGCGGCTGATTGTGCCGCGCTGATGAAAGATTTCTTTCAAAAGAAACGATAATACCAAAAACAAAAAAGGGGCGCATTGGCCCCGCCTTTTAGTTTTACTTAGCTGTTCTAGTTGCTTGCTCCTTAGTCTTTGCTCACCGGGGCAAGGAAGGTATTCTTTATGTTATTCGTTCATTGCAATCAGGGGGCATTTGAATCATTGTTATTCGTTCCAAGCGCCATGTCGTAATTTACTTCGTTCTCAATGTTGTTGCTTGCAATTTTCGGAGCTGAAAGCTGACCAATGTAACCAACTCTGTAATTGGTGCTGTTGCCTGTCTTTGTGCTCATGATGTAGTACATTCCGTCGTTAGAAAGGGTTACCATGTACACGGGGCTCAGTGCATTCTTTTCAACTGCAAGCAAATCATAATTAACGGCCGTGTTATACTCGCTGTTGTTAACCGTCGTGGCATTCTCGGAAGGGATATTGTCATTCTGGGATGTCGCGGTATTTGTGAAAGCAACTGCAAAAACCAGTACGAACATTGCAGTCACGGTGGCGAAGGTGCTGGTGAAGTTCCGGGTTATTTTGGAGTTGGTTTTCATGGCTTTTATTGTTAGGGCCGTTGGTGTGTTTGTTATAATACAAATGTACGCCCGAAAATATGGCTGTTTCAACGGGCATATGACCTGATTTGATGGGGGACTTTTGCACCGGTCTGGAATAGGTCTTTTGACCTATAAAAATGTCATTCCTTTTAAAAACAGGCGTAAAATATTTCTGAAATGCTTGATTGAAAAGGACTACATGAAGAGCAGCTTCTTCGGGAAGATAATCAATGGCTGTTTACGCTGGCTTATTTAATAATCAGGTAAGTCCGTTCATACGGATAATATCCAGTTCTTCGGGTGAAAACAATCCTGATTTATACAGATTGAAAAACTCATCCGAAACAGATTGTCCGAATATCATTAAGTCGTCGGTATTGACGGTTACTTTAATGCCGTGATCGAAAATCCTGCGTATCGGATGTTCAGCAATAGATGCAACCCTCGAAAGCTTTACGTTGCTGGTCGGACAAATGTTCAGCTGTATATTATTTTCCCGCACCCAGTTCATTACTTCCTGCGATTCAGCAACTGAAATTCCATGCTGAACCTCTTCTATACCTAAAACTTCTACGGTATGCCTTACCAATTCAGCATTCCCGAATTCGCCTGCATGAGCTGTCAGCTTCAATCCTGCTTTTCTCGCAGTATTATAAATTGAAGTGAAGTACTCCGGAGTACGTACCAGTTCTTCACCGTAGAGATCTATTGACTTGAAAAATCCGCTGCCGATGCATTCTTCTGCCGGCCCTGTAACAGCAGAAATATTCAGGGTGCGGTCAATCCCAAGTTGCGGAATAAAATGAATCTCCGGTGCAAATTCGTTTTTACATTGGTTAATAATACCCGTAAGTGCTTCAATATGGCGAATCCCCTTCATAAAAAATCGGAGGTCGAAACTCATTTGTAATACCTGAATGCCATCTGCACGGGCTTGTTTAAAAGCCGCATTCATTGCGTATTCAAAACCTTTTTCGGTCATAAGCAGGTTGATGAGGTTATCTGCCAGATAACGGTCCATTGCTCCGAGGTCTTTCATGATAGCCGGAGGTTTTGCGACTGATTGTTGTGCCCATTCTTCAAGGTATTCAAGCCTGCTGCCTAAAGCAGCATGGTTATGCAGGTCGCTTTTCGGTGACTTCATCACCAATTCAATGCTGTTTTCGTATAATCCTTGAATGAAATCGTTGCTATCCATTTCGAATCTATTAGAGGTTTTAAAGGTACAAGAATTCAGAAAATTCAGGGCCTCAAATGTTCGTAAAATAAAAAAGCCACCCTTTACCAGGTGGCTGGATTATTAGTAGTTTAAGAAGTTAATTTAAGTCAAAACCCCATTCAGGGCTTTATTGCTCAGCGTTATCCTAAAACGATGCATGCGCCGAGTACTACGAGCATTAAGGCTGCGTAGGCAATCCACCAAAAATATTCTTTCGCGGTGTCCATAGCTTGTGTTTTTTTTGGGTTAATGATATGTTTGTTAATAATTACAAAGTTCTTTGAAAAAATATCCCAAAACAAAGCATAAAAAGATATCGGCAGATATTAAAAAGTTTAAGGTAAAAGAACGACAGATTTGTTATTTTCTATAAATATAGTATATAAAAGGACAAAAAAAAAGGGCAAAGGTTGCCTGAAACATAATCAATTGTTTGATTTATAAAGAATAGTGAAAATTTCTTTATGATAATCAAATCGACAAATCATAAAAAAAAGCCGCTAAACAGCGGCTTTTTGTAGCTAAAACATCGAATAAGAATATTGTTAATGATAAAACGTCGAAACAATATTTAACAATTATTAACAAATTATTCTATCGCAACTTTTTGAAAGAAGGTCTGGCCAGAAGTGGAAACTTTTAATAAGTAGAGTCCGGGATTATATCCGGCAATTGTAATTATCTCTGAAATTTCAGATGTTGCCGAAGTTTCCATTTTAGAATAGATAGATTGTCCTGTAAGAGTGAAAAGTTCAATTGAAATTACACCGGGTTCAATACCGCTGAGTGAAATGTGCAGTTGGTCGCTGACCGGGTTAGGATAAATATTGATATTCTCTCCTGCATTGGCAGCAATTCCTGAACACACATTGACTTTTGCTACAACAGGCACACGCGCGCTGATGCAATCAGGTCCTTTAATCTGCCAATTATAGAAATAGTAGTAACGAATAGTAGTAGCATTCGTTCCTTTTATTGAAACTACACCGGGCGTCGTTATTGGATAAGAAAAGCCTGCTGTGTTTCGGTACCATCCGGGACTTCCGGGACCACTAAGCCTTAATCCTGTGTCGGCAGGAAGATTGAAGTTAAGAGGAACTATGTTTTTACCTGCATTCAAAGAAACCGTTGCCGATTGCAAGGTGTTTCCTGCATGGTCTAACAATGTTATTACTTTGTTTGTCTGGCTGGCATTTGCATAAATATCTACCGTTTGCAAAACCGCCGGTGCGGAACAATCAAAACGCAGGTAGTAGACTTGGGTATTGGTAAAAAAGCCTCCACCACCGACTGTATCTGCTTTTCCGGCACTTACCGGTGCAGAAGCCACACTGTCTTCAACATAATATGTCGTGGTGCCGCTCAGCGGAACCGTTGTATAGGTGCTGCCGGTAAACAATGGCGAGCCGCCCGAGATAGCAGTGTACCAACGAAGAATGCCGCTGCCGCCGGCATTGAGTACTGCCGGCACCCAATTACAAACGGTGTCGCCTGTAACTGTCGGGGCTGTGGGAAGATTTACCGTTATATAGCTTGTCCGCGTAAGCGTATCACTCCCAACGCCATTGCCTGAGATAAGTTCAACGGTGTATGTTCCATTGGTATTATATGAGTGAAAAGGGTTTTGAGCGGTAGAAGTACCACCATCACCAAAATCCCAGCTCCATGTGGTTGGAGAATTTGATGACATATCCGTAAATTGCACATCGCCAATACAGGTGGTAATATGGTCGGCAATAAAATTAGCCGTAGGAGCAGCGGGACCTGCCGGATCATAGCCATCCAATACCTGAGGGTTTGTATTTGAAGGGTCAAGCCAATTGCTGAGTCTTGTTGAGCTCGTGCCACCGCCCGTCCACGAAACATAAAAGCGTCCATAGCAATCCCACATTTGTGATGCTCCGCATGCTGATGGTCCGCCATAAAGCTGACCCACAATATGGTGGTTAGGGTCAAACAAGGGCGAACCCGAAGAACCACCTTCAGTACAAGCAGCTCCTGACCAGTTTACCTGCCAGCAATCGGCAGCACCGTTACCGGCATCATATCCGTCGTAACGCTGCATCATTCCGGCAGGTGATATTTTTTTAATATCCCCGGAAGGATGATGAATACACATACCTGATGTAGGATGTACGGTATCACGGCTCCAGCCGGCATAATAAACGCTGAAGTTTGAAGGGGGTACTGAGCTCATCTCCACAAGGCAGAAGTCAGACCCAACATTGCGTGCGCGCAGTGTTGCACCTGAAATAGAATTATAAGTGGGTGATGATGCAGGATCGTTGCAGTCCGGGCTTTCCCAGTTAAACCAGAATATCCAGGATGCAGGGCTGCTGTAACAATGATTGGCTGTCAGAACGTAAGGCGTTCCGTCGTTTGCAGTATTATTTACAAGGGCACCCGAACAGAATCCATTGCTTCCGGAAACGAGCATACAAGCGGCACGTATCTCGTTATCCCAACCCGTTCCTGTAGGGCAATGTACATTGATTTGGCAGGACCCCGAGCTTCCGAAAGATTTTGTATAATCAGCAATGCCCCGGTATCCGTGTGTTACAGTGGCAATATTCAACTCTCCCGGAAATTTCACACCTGCAGGTTCATAATATTCAATATTTATGGCATCGCCCTGTACAAGTGTGGTAGCGAAAATCCGGTCTTCACGGTTATTAAAATCTGTAAAACCACCAATCATTGAACTGTGGTTGTCGCTGTATTCGTACAACGATGCGCCTTTTGGAAGGTGGTAATTATCAAATGTCAGATTAATGGTTTTCGCTCCCGGCGAAGAAATGCGCAGGCGCCACAGGCGGTCGCCATTCGGTAAAATGTCCCAGGTGCCGCTGTTTGCAGGGTTCAGGCTTACCTCAAGATTCTTTCCAAAACGCCAGGGCGTATCTTTATACTTATCAACAATGGCATCTTCGGACTGAAGAGCAGCTACATCAACAAAAGGCATTGCAATAGTTGCAACCTCCGGATTGAGGTGTTTTGCATTTGCTTTGTTGAAACTGAAAGGAGTTCCACCGTTGCTTATCTGAGCATTCACATAAAGCGAGCATACAATAAGCACCATAAAAATTGACAAAGTAATTTTCCGCATGAGA
Protein-coding regions in this window:
- a CDS encoding GH92 family glycosyl hydrolase; translation: MILKNNFKLFYWFGLIFFYTGFSSFGQVKDYASLVNPFIGTAGHGHTYPGVSAPFGMVQLSPDTRLSGWDGCSGYHYSDSVIYGFSHTHLSGTGCSDYGDILFMPVSGKPVFLNTQYCSTFSHSKETATAGYYSVFLEKPHVKVELTAGARAGLHKYVYSDSLNAGIVIDLEHRDKVLESSIEYVNEYEVRGMRRSKAWADDQVVYFCARFSLPIAKYIFIDGDSASADGNASKLRSGLRVKAFLNFNLDSTKTLLVKVAISAVSTDGAAKNLDAEIPGWDFNSVRENARKLWNIELGKLDAEGGSPRQDTIFYTALYHAMLSPNLYMDVDGQYRGTDKKVHKADGFNYYTVFSLWDTYRAEHPLLSIIDRKRTGDFINTFLAQYQQGGLLPVWELSENETFCMIGYHSVPVIVDAYMKGIHSFDTVLALEAMKNSADAFRSGLADYKKNGFISAENESESVSKTLEYAYDDWCIAVMAQKMGRTEDYKKYIRRAQSYKNLYDPATGFMRARQNGMWYEPFNPGEVNFNYTEANAFQYGFYVPQDITGLINLMGGRNKAIEKLDAVFETEQKLSGREQPDITGLIGQYAQGNEPSHHMAYMYDYLGQPWKTQKLIDRITKTMYTNQTDGLIGNEDCGQMSAWFVMSAMGFYPVCPGSSQYAIGKPMFPKMTIHLENGKDFIIIADSLSYLNTFIYKAWLNDSIYNNSFLNHSDIAEGGKMVFKMRFNSNSDWASRTIECPSTTILDCPIVPAPWIDAKGKTFSTEQLVAIKALTTDTEIYFTTDGKEPDISSKRYSAPFTIAETTTIKAIAFKRSIGKSAVITSHFIKTPKGRSIRLKSKYSPQYTAGGPEGLIDYQRGGPDFRTGNWQGYWGDDFEAVVNLGSEKKISKISAGFLQDVKSWIWMPAEVKFYVSDDGHSFKLVKEIKNNISDKDYTVVVKEFETQADTRARYVKIEAKNYGIIPQWHDGAGGKAWIFIDEITVE
- a CDS encoding nucleoside deaminase; the protein is MDTILYSDEYFMREALKEARRAFEADEVPIGAVVVSRNTVIGRGHNLTERLNDITAHAEMQAITAACNYIGAKYLDECTLYVTIEPCAMCAGAASWAQLGRIVYGAPDEKKGYTRFSEAIPHPKTKVEHGILAADCAALMKDFFQKKR
- a CDS encoding adenosine deaminase produces the protein MDSNDFIQGLYENSIELVMKSPKSDLHNHAALGSRLEYLEEWAQQSVAKPPAIMKDLGAMDRYLADNLINLLMTEKGFEYAMNAAFKQARADGIQVLQMSFDLRFFMKGIRHIEALTGIINQCKNEFAPEIHFIPQLGIDRTLNISAVTGPAEECIGSGFFKSIDLYGEELVRTPEYFTSIYNTARKAGLKLTAHAGEFGNAELVRHTVEVLGIEEVQHGISVAESQEVMNWVRENNIQLNICPTSNVKLSRVASIAEHPIRRIFDHGIKVTVNTDDLMIFGQSVSDEFFNLYKSGLFSPEELDIIRMNGLT
- a CDS encoding PKD domain-containing protein gives rise to the protein MRKITLSIFMVLIVCSLYVNAQISNGGTPFSFNKANAKHLNPEVATIAMPFVDVAALQSEDAIVDKYKDTPWRFGKNLEVSLNPANSGTWDILPNGDRLWRLRISSPGAKTINLTFDNYHLPKGASLYEYSDNHSSMIGGFTDFNNREDRIFATTLVQGDAINIEYYEPAGVKFPGELNIATVTHGYRGIADYTKSFGSSGSCQINVHCPTGTGWDNEIRAACMLVSGSNGFCSGALVNNTANDGTPYVLTANHCYSSPASWIFWFNWESPDCNDPASSPTYNSISGATLRARNVGSDFCLVEMSSVPPSNFSVYYAGWSRDTVHPTSGMCIHHPSGDIKKISPAGMMQRYDGYDAGNGAADCWQVNWSGAACTEGGSSGSPLFDPNHHIVGQLYGGPSACGASQMWDCYGRFYVSWTGGGTSSTRLSNWLDPSNTNPQVLDGYDPAGPAAPTANFIADHITTCIGDVQFTDMSSNSPTTWSWDFGDGGTSTAQNPFHSYNTNGTYTVELISGNGVGSDTLTRTSYITVNLPTAPTVTGDTVCNWVPAVLNAGGSGILRWYTAISGGSPLFTGSTYTTVPLSGTTTYYVEDSVASAPVSAGKADTVGGGGFFTNTQVYYLRFDCSAPAVLQTVDIYANASQTNKVITLLDHAGNTLQSATVSLNAGKNIVPLNFNLPADTGLRLSGPGSPGWYRNTAGFSYPITTPGVVSIKGTNATTIRYYYFYNWQIKGPDCISARVPVVAKVNVCSGIAANAGENINIYPNPVSDQLHISLSGIEPGVISIELFTLTGQSIYSKMETSATSEISEIITIAGYNPGLYLLKVSTSGQTFFQKVAIE